The Bacteroidales bacterium genome contains the following window.
CAAATATGATTAACCCGGCACTCCAAATGGATTGGAACAATTGAAAATTATTGATAATAATCTCGTTGCTTGTTTCAATAGGATTAAGATTTTTCGTTAAATAAAATGCCGCAGTTCCAAATATTACGGTGTAAACAATTCTCAAAATACCCGATAGTAGTGCAATCTTCCTGTTGTCATCTTTAAAAAACATATAAAGCGTCCAGGAAACCAATAGATCAAGCAGAAGCACGATTAGAATTGCGAATATCATCAACTTGTAAAGTTGCAGATTGCTGGCAAGGTTGCTTTGCACTAAATCTAATTGACCGGAGTTAAATACTTTGGGGAGTACAAATCCAAATGCAAATCCAGCTAATACTGCCATCAATAAAAGCGAGTATCCTGTAATTTTTGCAAAAATTCGATTTTTATTCATTTTCTCTTTATTCATAAAAGTACGTTTAATGGTGTTTTAC
Protein-coding sequences here:
- a CDS encoding DUF4386 domain-containing protein; this translates as MNKEKMNKNRIFAKITGYSLLLMAVLAGFAFGFVLPKVFNSGQLDLVQSNLASNLQLYKLMIFAILIVLLLDLLVSWTLYMFFKDDNRKIALLSGILRIVYTVIFGTAAFYLTKNLNPIETSNEIIINNFQLFQSIWSAGLIIFGTHLIFIGILMKLHPRIPKILWYLALIAGISYVVVHFLKLTVTQSDIVSNLEMILALPMAIGELGLAVWLIIKGGKA